A region of Necator americanus strain Aroian chromosome I, whole genome shotgun sequence DNA encodes the following proteins:
- a CDS encoding hypothetical protein (NECATOR_CHRI.G1785.T1), which translates to MLSGEQIEEMKRTSGSWKLQRNRNVDDATETEAAVDKLVRTLHTAAAYIHTSHQIARLTSSKIFPAGCCGAGDRDDMEALEDESRAADEKTGVQPIISPQNPIPEPDKSCRRGSRIDINNLAS; encoded by the exons ATGCTAAGTGGAGAGCAGATTGAAGAGATGAAGAGAACAAGTGGATCGTGGAAACTGCAGAGAAACAGAAACGTTGACGACGCCACCGAGACCGAAGCAGCCGTCGACAAACTTGTTCGAACACTC CACACCGCAGCcgcatacatacacacatcacaTCAAATTGCAAGATTAACGTCGTCAAAAATCTTCCCAGCAGGTTGTTGTGGAGCCG GTGACAGAGACGATATGGAAGCTCTGGAAGACGAGTCTCGTGCAGCGGACGAAAAAACTGGCGTACAACCTATCATCTCTCCACAAAATCCCATTCCCGAACCGGACAAATCCTGTAGAAGAGGAAGTCGTATTGACATTAACAACCTAGCTTCATAG